The Shewanella pealeana ATCC 700345 genome contains the following window.
GCATCTTGCAGGGTTCGACGAGGCATTTCAGTCAGCTTATGCAGTGACAATAAGTTATGTCTTTCACTATCGATTAGGTAAGCAATATAGAGCTTCCTAAAAAAAGCACTTTGCTGTTTTGAGGCAGTTAGGTTTAGGCTCATGACGGTCTTATATTTAGAATGATTCAGATAAACTACTTTATTTACAACAAATAACAAGTAATAACTAGCGTACGATAAGATAACTGTTCTGTTGCCAAATATGTCTCGCTGTAGCGGCAACGCCACAGATGCTGATATAGTCAAATTGAATGAATAGCCTTGAATATAAAGACGAGAGTTGAAATGGATAGCAGCAAAAATATCAGCAACGAAGCTGACTCTATTAACGAACAAGCTTGCCATGACTTAATAGCACCGAGTGAGTGGCAAGGCTTCGATCAGGTACTACTTCAGCCTGTCGATAAACGCCATTACACCCAAGTGCTATGCGAAAGCCTGATATTTGGCGGCATCGCGTTTATTGCAGTGTCTCTGGCCGTGTTCCTCCCCAGAGAGCTACAACTTCCTCTATTACTGGCCGTACTGACTGGCCTACTACTATTATTGGCAACCGTTGGCTACTTGAGAGACCGACATGCCAAGTCGCTGGCTTACGCAACATGCGAACATGAACTTATTATGCAGAAAGGCTTTTGGTGGGTTAAACGTACCTCGCTTCCCTATTCGCGACTACAGCATGTTAGCCTGTCTCATGGCCCGCTTGAGCGCCATTTTAATCTATCCACCATCAAATGTTTCAGTGCGGGTAGCGGATCGGCTGAGATTGAATTACCCGGTATAGAGCAAGATACAGCAGAACACCTGCGCCAGCATCTGCTCGCCCAAGCGGCGAAAGCCAATCCGCAACTACCGTTAGAAATGGCTTCGCAACAGAAGGAACTTGAAGATACCCCACAGACCATCACTCCGGAAAGGTCTAACGATGACTCATAAATTTTCACAGTGGTCTTCGCTATCGGCTTGGTCAATCATCAGCTTTACCCTACTAACAACACGGCAGTTATTGAGCAGTGGCTACGCCCTTATTCCAGTTGTCTACACGGGTTGGCAACAAGGATTTAGTAGCCCCTGGGTCATCATCGCAATCCTAGCTGTGGTAGGCCTCATCTTTGTCTTTAGTGTTCTGCAGTGGCTAAAGTTTCGCTTTAAAATCGAAACCGATAAGCTCAATATCAAACACGGTATTGTGTTTAAAAAAGCCGATGAACTGCCCTTCAGTAAAATTCAAAACGTGCGCTTAGAGCAGCCGCTTTACTTCCGCCCCATGGGCCTCTACCGCCTCGTTGTCGAAACCGCAGGCTCTAAAGAAAATGAAGCCGAACTATCGGCATTAGCTTACAAAGATGCCCTAACCCTTAAAAAGCAGTTAATGGCAGAGCATGATGCCCATCCCCAGCAAAGTGAGCACTCCCGTACCCCATCACAAGGCCAACATACATCTAAACAAGTTAAGACTATTAGCCGTAAGAGCCTTAAACAGCTAGTACTATTTGGGCTTTATCAAAATAATGCCATTTGGCTAGCCGTCATTTTAGGGCCAATCTTCGGTCAACTCGATTGGGAGTCGATGGAAAACCTACAATTGATGCAATCATTTATGGCCTGGTATGACAAGCATATTGCTGTCAGCCTGATGCTACAGTTCATCTTCGCCGTTATGGCACTGGTGGGTTTCTATCTGCTATTTTCACTGCTTTCTATCGCCTCT
Protein-coding sequences here:
- a CDS encoding PH domain-containing protein, encoding MDSSKNISNEADSINEQACHDLIAPSEWQGFDQVLLQPVDKRHYTQVLCESLIFGGIAFIAVSLAVFLPRELQLPLLLAVLTGLLLLLATVGYLRDRHAKSLAYATCEHELIMQKGFWWVKRTSLPYSRLQHVSLSHGPLERHFNLSTIKCFSAGSGSAEIELPGIEQDTAEHLRQHLLAQAAKANPQLPLEMASQQKELEDTPQTITPERSNDDS
- a CDS encoding PH domain-containing protein — translated: MTHKFSQWSSLSAWSIISFTLLTTRQLLSSGYALIPVVYTGWQQGFSSPWVIIAILAVVGLIFVFSVLQWLKFRFKIETDKLNIKHGIVFKKADELPFSKIQNVRLEQPLYFRPMGLYRLVVETAGSKENEAELSALAYKDALTLKKQLMAEHDAHPQQSEHSRTPSQGQHTSKQVKTISRKSLKQLVLFGLYQNNAIWLAVILGPIFGQLDWESMENLQLMQSFMAWYDKHIAVSLMLQFIFAVMALVGFYLLFSLLSIASAVLKYSPYRLSRSGNTLHRTGGIIAKQNDALAIRRIQVIKFYQPLIGRLLKLWTVYFKQVQGHEVEQRGSTNMLVPSMSRGEIALLLPELKGVEASSTQLPKQYQHIHLGWFWRRGLLPLLVPAINTYFLGLNLFTDLLWIGAILLCSGIYLRYRQYGYHLEGNDLWFHSGLLGHSWQLIALAKVQHVSITQSPNQKRSGLANLEIGLASGTVKLPYISIIAAREIAERSLVLIHNDHRNWI